In Geminocystis sp. NIES-3708, a single window of DNA contains:
- a CDS encoding OmpA family protein, with the protein MSEFLEYETEEELLEEQDSGVWLSVGDLMSGLLMFFALLFIAVSAQLVEYDNIIKKIPLAIIQKTKEIPGIGDSIKVDPNGDLSLDDKILFDEGKAILKPQGKRFLKDFIPLYADTIFSDERFDNQVSRIIIEGHTSLKGSQKDNMELSFQRALAVTEYIDTINFSNQDKFRKKLLAAGRGNIDANKAFDDPKDRKVMFRFQFKREDLGQVFKNKVKDKNNN; encoded by the coding sequence ATGAGCGAATTTTTAGAATACGAAACCGAAGAAGAATTACTAGAAGAGCAAGATTCTGGAGTATGGTTATCCGTAGGAGATTTAATGTCGGGATTATTGATGTTTTTTGCCCTCTTATTTATCGCTGTTTCCGCCCAATTAGTAGAATATGATAATATCATCAAAAAAATTCCATTAGCTATTATTCAAAAAACTAAAGAAATTCCGGGTATTGGAGATAGTATAAAAGTTGATCCTAATGGTGATTTAAGTTTAGATGATAAAATTTTATTTGACGAAGGAAAAGCTATCTTAAAACCTCAAGGTAAACGTTTTTTAAAAGATTTTATTCCCCTTTATGCTGATACTATATTTAGTGACGAAAGATTTGATAATCAAGTTTCAAGAATTATTATAGAAGGGCATACTAGCTTAAAAGGCTCACAAAAAGATAACATGGAATTAAGTTTTCAACGAGCATTAGCAGTAACAGAATATATTGATACAATTAATTTTTCTAATCAAGATAAATTTAGAAAAAAATTGTTAGCCGCAGGAAGAGGAAATATTGATGCAAATAAAGCATTTGATGATCCAAAAGATAGAAAAGTGATGTTTCGTTTTCAATTTAAAAGAGAAGATTTAGGACAAGTATTTAAGAATAAAGTTAAGGATAAAAATAATAATTGA